GGACAGTGCCTCGACAACGCGTTCACGGGCTTCGGCCTTGCCGGGCGCGGGGACGGCGTCTTCCATGTCGAAGACCACGGAATCAGCCTCAGAAGCGAGCGCCGGTGCAAAGTTCGCTTCGTTGGCTGCGGAGGCCAGCAGCCAGGAACGGGAGAGTTTTGCGGGGAGCGCAGCCGCGCGGCTGTTTCGAAATGGGGCCATAAGTAGACCCTACTTTCAGGGCGCACGGTTCCTAAAATGCGACGGCCGTCATTGTGGGCACCCTCACCTGTGTGACGCCGGTATCAGTAGGGTCCCTCCTCATTGGGTGCGCCGGGCCCTCTGTTGGGACCCCTTTCCACCTCAGCTCCCCACACCGGCGCCGGGATCCTCCAGCCAGGCAAACGCGCCGTCCAGCGGTGCCCGGTACTCCAGGGACACTTCCCCGCGGTACCCGCCGGCCCGGAGGTCGGAGATCCACTGCGTCAGCGGCAGCTGCCCGGTACCCGGTGCACCCCGGCCGGGCGCATCGGCTATCTGCACGTGCCCGAACCGGGCGGCGGCTCCGCCAGCCAGCAGCGCCGCGACGTCGTCGCCGTTCACGGCCAGGTGGTACAGGTCCGCGAGCAGCGCCGCGTTGTCCGTTCCGGCGCCGTGCAGGTCCGCGAGCACCGCGAAGACGTCCGCGGCGGTTTTCAGCGGATAGTCCGGGGCGCCGCTGAGCGGTTCCAGCAGCACGGTGCCGCCGAACGGTGCGACGGCGGCGGCAGCTTCGCGCAGGTTCCGCAGCGCTTCGGCGTCCTGCTCGGCCGGGGAATACTCCGGGCTGCGGTTGCCGCACAGGGCGTTGAACAGCAAGCAGCCCAGCCGTTCGCCGATCCCGGCCACCACCTGCACGTTGGCGCGGAAGTCCGCCCCGCGGTGCGGCAGCGAGAGCAGCCCGCGTTCCCCGGCGTCCATGGTTCCGGCGTCGAAGTTCAGGGCGCCCAGCTGCACGCCGGCGTCGCGGATGGCTGCCTCAAAGGCGCGCACGTCCGCTTCCGGCGGGACGGGTTCGGCGAACGGCCACCAGAATTCCACGGTGTCGAACCCCGCCGCCCGCGCCGCGGCGGGACGTTGCAGCAGCGGCAGATCGGTGAAGAGGATGGAGCAGTTGACCGAATAGCCGGTCCGGGCACCGCCGGCCCGGGCATCTCCCACCGGGACCGAAACCGGCCCGCTCATCGCCGGCCGCCCAGCAGGACCTGGCGGTTCACGTCCTGATAGAGGAGGTAGCGGAAGTTGCCGGGCCCGCCGGCGTAACAGGCCTGCGGGCAGAAGGCGCGCAGGGACAGGTAGTCGCCGGCTTCCACCTCCACCCAGTCCTGGTTCAGCCGGTACACGGCCTTGCCCTCCAGCACGTACCGCCCGTGCTCCATCACGTGGGTATCGGCGAACGGGCTCACTGCCCCGGGTTCGAAGGTCACCACGTTCACGTGCATGTCATAGGCGACGTCGTCCACGGGGATCAGCGAGGTGGTGCGCCACTTGTTGTCCGCGCCCGACATGCCCACCGGTTCAATCTCCGCCTCGTTGCCGAACACCGGCTGCGGGGTGCGCCCGGCCAGCGGCTGCCAGGCCTTGCGGATCCAGGCGAACGTGGCCGTTTCGTCCGTATCGTTGAAGGCGCCCCAGAGTGCTTCGGGCGGCAGGTAGGCGAACCCGCCCGGGGACAGGGGGTGGTCGGTGCCCAGCAGCCGCACGGTGAGCGTGCCATCCAGGACAAAGACGAAGGACTCCACTTCCATTTCCGGTTCCGGAGCACGCGAGCCGCCGCCCGGGCCCACCTCCACCAGGTACTGCGCGAACGTGGTGGTGCCGCCGGCCACCGGGCGATTCAGGATCCAGGTGCGGGTGTCCGTCCATTCGGGCAGGACGCTGGTGACAATGTCGCGCAGCACCCCGCGGGGAATCACCGTGTAGGCCTCAGTGACCACGGCCCGGCCGGTGGGCAGTTCGGTTTGGGCGGGCAGGCCGCCACCGGGGGCGTAGTAGCGCGGTGCGGAGGTATTCGGGGGCGGGGTGTTCGGGGGCGGGGTGTTCGGGGGCGGGGTGCTCATGACTGGACCTTTTCGGAAGCAGCGAATCTGGCGGGCGGAGAGGGCGGCGACGAGGCCTTTGGATACGCCGGCGCCGCCAGTTCGACGCCGCGCAGCCCGGTGCCGTCCTGCACTTCGGCCTCGGTGACGCGGTGGCGGGTCATGGGTGGAGCAGTCCGTCCAGGCGCAGGATGGCGATATCGCGCAGCTGGGCAGCGATGACGGGCAGTTCTTCTTCTACCGTGTGCTGCAGGCGGTCCTGGAGCGAGGCCAGGATCTCCTCGGCGCTGCGGCCGGCGGCGCGGATCAGGAACACCCGGCCGAACCGGTCCTCATAGGCGCGGTTGCCTGCACCCAGCCGGTCCCTGACGCCGGACAAGCCGCTGACGGAGGCCTGCTCGCTGCGGGAAAAGGCGCCTTCAACCCCGGTGCCGGCCGGGCGCTCGCCGATCCGCGGATGGTGCGCCAGGGCGCCGTCAACTTCGGCTTCGGTGAAGTCCGGGGCCGCCAGTTCAGCAAAGCTCAGCAGCTCCCCGGCGGTGGCGAAGGGCCGGGCTGCGGCAATCTCGTTGCACCAGCGGGGAATGTCCAGGCAGGGGCGCAGCATGGCTTCCGCCTCAGCGAAGCGTGCGGTGTTGAATGCGGTGAGGAAGTCCGGTCCGGACGCCCTGTGATCCGGGGCGTCCGGCGCTGGTTCTGAGGACACGGGTGTCAGCTTTCCCTAGGGCTGCGTCGGCAGCCGGCGCTGAACGCCCTTGACCATCGGCTGCGCCGACTTGAATCGATCTTTCCGGCAGACGCAATTGATATTCCGGACAGTCTGGGCGAGCGGCGCCGAAGGTGTCAAGGATTTGTATAGGGGTCCGCGTACCGGACGTACTCTCCGGTAGGCGCCGTCCCGCTGAAGCTCGTCTCAGAACCGAACCGGCCGTCCAGCTGGCAGCTCTGCTGCGCGCCGGTAAAGGCAACTTCGTTGAACCCGTAAGTGACATCCATCGACTGGCCCGGGGACAGTGTGATGGCGCCAATTTTCTGGCCGGCACTCCAAGTCTGCTCCTCGAAGGCATCAATGCCATGGTCCGACTTCAGGGTAGAGAGGACGTCCGTCAGGGAGACGGACTCGGGGACCTTGACGGAAGACGCGGCAGCAGCCATCCGGGACGCCGGAACCGGCGTGGCTTCTGCGGAGGAGTTGGTGAGGGTTGCCGATTCCCGCGGCGCTCCCATGCCGGGAATGACCGAACCGGGCTCGAAGACTGTTCGAATATCACCGGGTTCGCACTCGGTCATCGCGGCCGCTGCCGGCAGTGCCAGGACCGCGGAGCCGGCCATCAGGCCGGCGGTGGACAATAGGACGGCCGTTCTTTTCGTCGCGTTCTTCATGTCGCTCCTCTGTGTGCCGGGCTCTGTCCGGCACCTTCGGGAGCCCCCCACGTTACCGGCCGGTAGTTTTCTGTCAACACCGTCCGGCGTTTGCCCGGCGCGGGTTCCGGTGCCCTGGCCTGCTTCTCACAATGGAAGGCGATGGACGCCGACACCCGCCGGGATCTGAGCCTCTGGTGCATCTGGACGGCGTGCGCAGCCGGTCTGGTGCACGCTGCGTTCAGTCTGTACTGGGCGGTGGGCGGGCAGTGGCTGCTGGACACGGTGGGCAGGTGGGCGGTTGAGCAGTCCGTCTTGGAGCCGCGGCGGACCGGGCTGATCCTGGCAGTGGTGGCACTGATCAAAATTGCCGCTGCACTTCTTCCGGTGGCCCTCGCCTACGGCCAGCTGTCCGTAGCGGGTTACTGGCGGGCAGCCTGCTGGGCCGGTGCGGTGCTGCTGGTGCTCTACGGCGGCGCCAACATGGCCGTCAGCCATGCGGTGTTGAGCGGGCTGGGGCGCCCGGAAACCGGCTATGACAGGGCGGCAATGATCGGCCATGCCTGGCTGTGGGATCCGCTGTTCCTGCTGTGGGGTGCTGCGCTGCTCGGCTATCTGCTGCTCACCCGGACCGGGCGGCGGACCGGCCCGCGGACCGGGCCGCGGACCGGGCCGCGGACCGGGCCCGCACCCGGGAGCGATGCCGGGAGCGATGCCGGCGCCGCACCCGGTTCGGGCTGACCCCCGGGGTATCCCGCCCGCCTGAACAGCGTGGTACGCTTCCCTGCAATTTGGAGGGTAGGCCGCAGTGTTGGAGATGCTCGAGGTGCTGGCGTCCGCAGGGGAACCATGCGTCGCAGCCACCATTGTGCGTGCTTCCGGATCGGTGCCGAGGCCGGTGGGCACCTCCATGCTCATCAGCGGCAGCGGGCAGGTCACCGGGTCGCTATCGGGCGGCTGCGTGGAAGCCTCCGTTATAGCAGTGGCCGAGGACGTGTTTGCGGACGAACGCGCGCGGCTGGAGGTCTTTGGCTACAGCGACGACGATGCCTTCGCCGTCGGGCTCAGCTGCGGCGGAACGCTGGACGTTCTGGTGGAGCCCGTGGCTGCGGGGACGTTCCCCGCGTTGACCGGCGCCCCGTGCGCCCTGATCCGTGCGCTCCCCGCCGGAGACGGCGACACCGCGTGCCTGCTTCCGCTGCTGGTTGCCGACCCCGCCGCTGCCGCCGCCCCGGCCGCACTGCTCGCCGCGCACGGCCCGGAGTTGGCCGCGCTGCTCAATGTCCGGCCTGGAGCTGCCCTCCCTAAGGGTGCCCTGCAACGTGCCGCCGCCCGGCTGTCGCCCCTGCTCGCTGCGGGCCGCACCGGCGTCGTCGAACTGGACGGTCCGGGCAGCGGGACATGCGAAGGCAGCGCTCCCGCACTGTTCCTGGAGTCCCGGCTGGCCCCGCCCCGGCTGGTGCTGATCGGCGCCAATGATTTTTCGGCCGCCCTCGCCCGGCAGGGCCGGCTACTGGGCTACCACGTCACCGTCTGCGACGCCCGCCCGGTGTTCACCACCCCGGAGCGTTTTCCCGCCGCCCACTCGGTCCAGGTGCAGTGGCCGGACCAGTACCTGCGCGGGGAGGCGGCGGCGGGGAGGTTGGATGCCCGCACCGTGGTGTGCGTGCTCAGCCACGACGCGAAGTTCGACGTGCCGGCGCTGGCCGAAGCGCTGCGCCTGGATCTGGGCTATGTGGGGGCCATGGGCTCGCGCCGCAGCCACGACCAGCGCCTGACGGCCCTGCATGCTGCGGGGTTGGGCGCGGCGGAACTGCAGGCCCTGCACTCACCTCTAGGATTGGACATCGGCGCCGCTACGCCCGAGGAAACGGCTGTGTCCGTTTTCGCCGAGATCGTGGCCGCCCGATCCGGGACCGCTGCCAGCGGGCGGCCCCTGCGGGCCGTGAGCGGCCCCATCCACCCGCACACCTCATTAACCTCATAGGGACATCATGGACATATCCACCGTTTCCGAGCTGGTCCGCACCGCGGACCCGCAGCAGTGGCGTCCGGGCGATGCCTGGCTCGCCGGGGGCACGGTGCTGTATTCCAACGGAAGCGGAGACCTGCAGCGCCTGCTGGACATCACCGGCGCAGGCTGGGAACCACTGACGGTGTCCGACGCCGGTCTGGAGATCGCTGCGACCTGCACCATCGCCGAACTATACGCATTTCCCGATGCCGTCCCCGCGGACCGCCAATGGCAGGCCCTGAAGCTGGTGCGGCCGTGCTGTGATTCCTTTGTGGCCTCTTTTAAGGTCTGGAATGTCTCCACCGTAGGCGGGAACATCTGCACCGGGCTGCCCGCCGGGCCCATGACCGCACTGACCGCGGCCCTGGACGGCGTTGCCCTGATCCACTCCCCCGACGGCACGTCCCGCCGGGTTCCCGTGGCCGAGCTGGTGGTGGGAGACTGCCGCACCGCGCTGGCACCGGGCGAACTGCTGCGCAGCATCAGCGTGCCCGCCGCCGCGCTGCGCGCCCGGACCGCGTTCCGGCAGCTGTCCCTGACCCGGCTGGGCCGCTCGGGGGTGCTGCTCATTGGTCGGCTGGATGAGGACCGCGGGTTTGTCCTCACCGTCACCGCCGCCACCAAGCGCCCGGTCCAGCTGCGCTTTGCAACTCTGCCGGACGCGCCCGGGCTGCGTGCGGAACTGAACGAGACGATTGATGCCAGTCTCTGGCACGACGACGTGCACGGCCTGCCGCAGTGGCGGCACTACATGACGGACCGGCTGGGCGAGGAAATCCGCGCCCAGCTCGCGGCACCGGAGCCGGCACCGGTTCCGGCACCGGTTCCATAGCCGGAGCCTGCGGCAGCGCGGGCCTGCCCGGACGGAGGACTCGCTGGGGCCGCAAGCGCGAAGGTGATGGGCATTTCCCCGCAGTTTGTGCGTTTTCCCGCGCTGCGCACCGCGGGAAAATGCACAAACGGCGGGGATTTGGAGCGCGAAATGCCTACGGTTTGCGCGTTCCCTGCCGCTTGGGGACATCCCTCCGCAGCGCACCGGCAGGGATTTCCCAAACCGGTCGGTTCAGGCTGTGGTGGTGCCGGTGCTGTTCCTGGAAAAGCTGATGACCGGGCTCTTCCAAGCCGCCCAGGCACTGACCAGGCCGGCTACGGAACACAGCCCGTAGAAAAATGCCGGTTGGACGCCTATCAGCCCGATGGAACTGTTACCCCCGAGGCTCAGGAACAGTCCGGACAGCGGCAGGGACGTCAGCGGGACGAGAAGCAGGCATGCCCACGGCCGGATTCGTTGTCCGACGGCGACCAGCAGCGCCGCGATTACCAGCAGTTCCAGGAACCAGAACGCCAGCCGCTGGTCATTGATCAGGTACGGCCCACCCCAGAAGGTCCGCTGCGCGCCGCCGCCCTGAAGGTAGCTGGTTGCAGTGATGAGGACGCCCAGCGCCGGTGCACCGATGAACACATGCAGCCGTGCGGTCCGGACGGGGTTGCCCAGCAGTGCCAACAGGTTTGCGGCAGCGAAGAAGCAGAACACGAGCGGATGGACTTTAATGCTTGGCTCGGTCACCGCGAGGGTAATCCCCACGCCGACCGCGGCCGCGAGGGCGGCACCATGCAGGATCTTCGCGGTGGTCCGACGGTGTGCAGCCACAGCGCCGAAGGCCGTGAGGGTGAGGATAAACACGATCACCGCGGGGGTAGTGAAGGCCCCGAACGGATGATCCACCAAGTTGTAACTGTTCCACCGGAACCAGCGTCCGAGTTCGCCAAGGACCAGCATCACCAGCGCCAGCGAGGTGCCGCCGATGCAGCCGACGGCGGCCAGCCGGTCCCGGTGTCGTCGGGGCAGATACTGGTTCACCCGGGCCGCCGCTCCGTGCAGCACAACGTGCGCCAGTTCGGACCGCGTGGCCTTTTGCCTTCCCTCGGCGGCAGCGACGTCGAGCATCACCCCGACGAGTTCCTCGCCGTGCCTGCTGCGCCAGCGGGACGGGTAGGCCCGCAGCATCTGGCGGTACCGGCGTTCCAGGGCGTCGCTCATGCCGTTGCCCCCTTGGCCCGCAGGCTCAGGCTTTGCCGGGCGGCGCTCGCCGCGGCGTCCATCCTTGCGGCCTCGACGTGCAGGGCTTCGGCCCCGGCATCCGTCAGCGCGTAGTAGCGGCGCAGGCGTCCGGCCACCACTTCCTCGCCGGCGTCCTGCACCAAGCCTTCCTCCTGCAACCGGTCCAGGCTGGTGTAGAGGCTGCCCGGCTTCAGTGCCACCCGCCCGCCGGAGAGTTTCTTGGTTTCGGTGAGCAGCGAGTAGCCGTGCTGCCTGCTGCGGGCCAGGGCTGTGAGGATCAGGAACGTGGGTTCGCGCATTTCCCGGTTAGTCATGTGAGCAATATATGTATTGCACATGACTATGCGGGGAAGTGCGACCTTGGCGTGTCGGATTGTGTATTTCCTGCCGGTTTGGGAAATCCCTCCGCTGCGCAGTGGCAGGGATTTCCCAAACCGGAGGGACCCGGGGCGCCCCGCCGCACACCCGCGGGTCCCGCCAGCACCAGGGTGGCCAGGACCACCGCGGCACCCACACACTGGCCGGGGCTGAGTGACTGCCCCACGAGCAGCCAGCCGGCCGCGGCCGCCACTACCGGACTGAGGAGCCCAAGCAGCGCCGTCCCGGAAGCGGGCAGCCGGTGCAGGCCGCGGAACCATAGCGAGTAGGCCAGCGCGGTGCCGACCAGACCCAGATAGGCATACCCGGCCAAGTTGGTGCCGGTCAGGGCGGGCGGCGGCCCCTCCACCAGCAGTGCCACCGGCAGCAGGAACAACCCGCCGGCCACCAGCTGCCACGAGGTGGCGGCCAGCAGCGTGTCCGGGGTGCCCCATTTCTTGGTCAGGACCACCCCGGCGGCCATGGCCACCGCGCCGCCCAGCGCGGCTGCCACGCCGAGCGCATCCAGCCGGGCTTCCGCCTGCAGCACCAGCAGCCCGACGCCGGCCAGCCCGGCGGCGCCGGCCGCCACTTTCCGCTCGGTGAGCCGCTCGCCGATCCAGCGCGAGGCAAACAGCGCCACCAGCAGCGGCTGCACCGCACCCACCGTGGCGGCCACTCCCCCGGGCAGCCGGTACGCGGCAACGAACAGCAGGGCGAAGAACAGCCCGATATTGAGCATCCCCAGCACTGCCGAACGCCACCACCATCCGCCGCGGGGCAGGCGCCGGACCAGCAGGAGCAGCAGCAGCCCCGCCGGCAACGGGCGCAGCAGGGCGGCCAGCAGCGGCCGGTCCGGCGGCAGCAGCTCCGAGGCCACAATGTAGGTGGTACCCCAGACGATCGGCGCCAGGGCCGTCGTCGCCGTCAAAGTCCACGTTTTGCTAAGCACTTAGCAAATGTAGCTAAGTGCTTAGCAAATTGCTAGGGTCGGGGCATGACTGATCATGTGGGCAGCGTGTTGCAGCAGTGGGCGGCCGAGCGCCCGGACCTCGACGTCTCGCCGATGGCCGTGGTGGGCCGGCTGTCACGCACGGCCCGCCGGTTCGACGGCGAGCTGGCGGAAACCTTCGCTGCGCACGGCCTGGATGCGCCGTCCTTTGATGTGCTGGCCACGCTGCGCCGCTCGGGCCCCCCGTACACGCTCAGCCCCCGCGAGCTCACCGCCAGTTCCATGGTTACCTCCGCCGCCATCGCGCAGCGGCTGAACCGGCTGGAGGCGCAGGGGTTTGTGCGCCGCTCCCCCAACGCCGCCGACGGGCGCGGCAAGCAGGTGGCGCTCACCGATGCCGGCCGGGCCGCCGTCGACGCCGCCCTACCGGACCATGTGGCCACCGAACACCGGCTGCTCGCACCCTTGGATGAGGACGAACGGAAGACGCTGGCGGGCCTGCTGGCCAAGCTGGACACCTGACCGCTGCCGCATTTCGCCGTTTGTGACACCGCCCTGACACGTTGGAGGGGCGCCGCGGAACGGCCGGGAGCAGCGGTTAGACTCAGCGCATGAGACGTGGCGGGGGCCCAACAGCTGCAGCAGTCTGGTGGGGTATCGCCGGCTGCTCCGCTGTATGCGCCTACGCCGCCGTCGGACTGTTCCACATCCTCGTCTGGAACCCCCGGGCCGCGGTTCCCGGAGCGTCCCTGGACGACATTTCCCGCACGCTCGCCGACGCCGGCACCAGCCTCTCCGCTCCGCTGGTCATGGCGTGGGCGGGGTTCGGCTGCCTGGCTGCACTAGCAGTGCTCGTGGCCGGCCTGCGCGGCAAGCTTCCCTCGGCGCGGGGCACGGCGAACTGGCACCTGGGGCTGCTGGCGCTGGGCGCACCGGCGCTTTATATCGCCTCCTTCAGCGCGGCCGCCGCCCTGCGGAACACGTTTGCCGTGCGCGGGGGTTCGCGGTGGGACCTGGTCCTGTACGGCGTCAGTGCCGCTGCAGCGGCGGCCCTGCTGGTGGTGCCGGTGCGGAACTGGGCACGACGACGGCGCGAGCCCGGCGAGGCTGTCCACGCCGCCCCCGAGGCATCAACCGTGCCTGCACCGCAGCTTGCGGCTGTACCGGTTCCCTTGGGCGAACCGGCACCTGCACCGGCGCCAGCCCTTGCCCCCGACCCGGCACTTTCGCCTGACCCGGCACTTTCGCCTGACCCGGCATCGTCACCTGCACCAGCACCGGCACCGGCCGTTCCGCCGGAAACCCCTCCCCTCTCCGTCCCCTCGTTGGAAGAAGAAGTAGCAACAATGTCCCAATTCATCCCAACGCCGCCGATCAAGACCCCGGCACCCCTTCCCTTTGCCGCCCCGGGTCAGCGGGCCGCCCCGGCTGCCCCGCAGCCCTCGCTCCACGACACCCTGCGCACCCTCCGGCCCACCCAGTCCGGAGACCAGAAGCCGCGCCAGGTAAGCCTGCTCCGCGACGATCCGGCCAAGCCCGACGTCATCTCCCTGCTGGCGCAGAACCGCGACCTGCTGTACCCCGGCTTGGGAGCCGGCGCCGTCGGCCTCACCCCGCCGTACCTGAAGGACCCGTCGGTGACCTTCTGGACCGTGCGCGAGAACGGCACACTGCTCGGCTGCGGCGCCATGAAGGAGTTCCGCCCGGCTCCCGGAAACGGCATTACCGAATTCTGCGCTGAAATCACCTCCATGCGTACCTCCCCGCACGCGCGCGGGTTGGGCGTGGGCCAGGTGATCCTGCAGCAGATCATCTCGGATGCGCGGACCCGCGGCTATGCGTCCCTGCTGCTGGAAACCGGCACCCAGGACTTCTTCGCCTCCTCCCGGCGCCTGTACCAGCGCCACGGTTTTGTGGTCTGCCCGCCATTCGGGAAGTACCAGGCGCATCCAGGCAGCATTTTCATGCGCCTGGCCTTGCAGGCCCCGGCGGAGACCGCCGCCGAGTCCGGTTCCGCTGCGGCAGCAGGCTCCCCCGGCGCGGCCGCCGAGCAGGACAAGAACCATGCCAAGGCCGGAACCCTGTCGGCGATCCTCGCCGCGCAGCGGGCCCTGGCCGCGAAGCCGAACCCGCGCACGCGGTGATTGTGCCTGGACTGCAGGGCATGGACTTGAGCCGCGGCGACCCCGCGGCTCCCGATGTCCTGGCGCTGATGCAGGAGCACCTGGCGGATATGTACGCCACGTCGCCTGCGGAAAGCGTGCATGCCCTGGACCCAGCGGCCCTGCTCGATCCCGCGGTCACGTTCTGGACGGTGCGGGAAGACGGGGTCCTGCTGGGCTGCGGGGCCCTGAGGGAACTCGATTCGCAGCAGGGTGAAATCAAGAGCATGCGCACGGCCACGGCTGCCCGGGGCCGCGGCGTCGCGGGGACGCTCCTGCGGGGCATCATCGGGGAAGCGACCGCACGCGGCTACCTTCATCTGCTGTTGGAAACCGGCACGGAGGACTTCTTCGCCCCGGCCCGCCGGCTCTACGCCCGGCACGGCTTCACCGGGTGCCCGCCGTTTGGCAGCTACACCGAGGACCCCCACAGCACCTTTATGCGCCTGGACCTGCAGCCGCAACCCGCGGCACCCTGATGGTCCCGCCGCCGGCTAGCGACGTTCCCGCCTAAACTGGCAGGCATGGCTTTAACGACGGCGGAGCTCCGCCCCCGCACCCGCGCGCAGGCCCTCTGGCTGTGGCTCGGGCTGCCCGTGGCGCTGGCCCTGGTGGTCCTCGGCGCGCAAATCCATGGACTGGATTTCACCGTCTACCGCGAAGGCGCCCGCGCCCTGCTGGGCCAGGGCGGGCACCGGCTGTATGACCCGAGCCTGGTGCAGACCGACACCCGCGGCCTGCCGTTCACCTATCCGCCGTTCGCGGCCGTGTTGCTGGTGCCGTTCGCGTTCCTGCCCGAAACCCTGGGCCTGGTGCTGCTGACCGCCACGGCGTGTGCGTGCCTGGTGGCGGTGGCGTTCCTCGCGGCCCGCTACCTGATGGACAACACCGCACTGCCGGAGCGGGCCGTCACCGCACTCGGCGGGTTG
This Arthrobacter sp. zg-Y20 DNA region includes the following protein-coding sequences:
- a CDS encoding TIM barrel protein, with the protein product MSGPVSVPVGDARAGGARTGYSVNCSILFTDLPLLQRPAAARAAGFDTVEFWWPFAEPVPPEADVRAFEAAIRDAGVQLGALNFDAGTMDAGERGLLSLPHRGADFRANVQVVAGIGERLGCLLFNALCGNRSPEYSPAEQDAEALRNLREAAAAVAPFGGTVLLEPLSGAPDYPLKTAADVFAVLADLHGAGTDNAALLADLYHLAVNGDDVAALLAGGAAARFGHVQIADAPGRGAPGTGQLPLTQWISDLRAGGYRGEVSLEYRAPLDGAFAWLEDPGAGVGS
- a CDS encoding bifunctional allantoicase/(S)-ureidoglycine aminohydrolase, with the protein product MSTPPPNTPPPNTPPPNTSAPRYYAPGGGLPAQTELPTGRAVVTEAYTVIPRGVLRDIVTSVLPEWTDTRTWILNRPVAGGTTTFAQYLVEVGPGGGSRAPEPEMEVESFVFVLDGTLTVRLLGTDHPLSPGGFAYLPPEALWGAFNDTDETATFAWIRKAWQPLAGRTPQPVFGNEAEIEPVGMSGADNKWRTTSLIPVDDVAYDMHVNVVTFEPGAVSPFADTHVMEHGRYVLEGKAVYRLNQDWVEVEAGDYLSLRAFCPQACYAGGPGNFRYLLYQDVNRQVLLGGRR
- the uraD gene encoding 2-oxo-4-hydroxy-4-carboxy-5-ureidoimidazoline decarboxylase: MSSEPAPDAPDHRASGPDFLTAFNTARFAEAEAMLRPCLDIPRWCNEIAAARPFATAGELLSFAELAAPDFTEAEVDGALAHHPRIGERPAGTGVEGAFSRSEQASVSGLSGVRDRLGAGNRAYEDRFGRVFLIRAAGRSAEEILASLQDRLQHTVEEELPVIAAQLRDIAILRLDGLLHP
- a CDS encoding DUF3995 domain-containing protein; translation: MDADTRRDLSLWCIWTACAAGLVHAAFSLYWAVGGQWLLDTVGRWAVEQSVLEPRRTGLILAVVALIKIAAALLPVALAYGQLSVAGYWRAACWAGAVLLVLYGGANMAVSHAVLSGLGRPETGYDRAAMIGHAWLWDPLFLLWGAALLGYLLLTRTGRRTGPRTGPRTGPRTGPAPGSDAGSDAGAAPGSG
- a CDS encoding XdhC/CoxI family protein is translated as MLEVLASAGEPCVAATIVRASGSVPRPVGTSMLISGSGQVTGSLSGGCVEASVIAVAEDVFADERARLEVFGYSDDDAFAVGLSCGGTLDVLVEPVAAGTFPALTGAPCALIRALPAGDGDTACLLPLLVADPAAAAAPAALLAAHGPELAALLNVRPGAALPKGALQRAAARLSPLLAAGRTGVVELDGPGSGTCEGSAPALFLESRLAPPRLVLIGANDFSAALARQGRLLGYHVTVCDARPVFTTPERFPAAHSVQVQWPDQYLRGEAAAGRLDARTVVCVLSHDAKFDVPALAEALRLDLGYVGAMGSRRSHDQRLTALHAAGLGAAELQALHSPLGLDIGAATPEETAVSVFAEIVAARSGTAASGRPLRAVSGPIHPHTSLTS
- a CDS encoding FAD binding domain-containing protein; this translates as MDISTVSELVRTADPQQWRPGDAWLAGGTVLYSNGSGDLQRLLDITGAGWEPLTVSDAGLEIAATCTIAELYAFPDAVPADRQWQALKLVRPCCDSFVASFKVWNVSTVGGNICTGLPAGPMTALTAALDGVALIHSPDGTSRRVPVAELVVGDCRTALAPGELLRSISVPAAALRARTAFRQLSLTRLGRSGVLLIGRLDEDRGFVLTVTAATKRPVQLRFATLPDAPGLRAELNETIDASLWHDDVHGLPQWRHYMTDRLGEEIRAQLAAPEPAPVPAPVP
- a CDS encoding PadR family transcriptional regulator, whose amino-acid sequence is MTNREMREPTFLILTALARSRQHGYSLLTETKKLSGGRVALKPGSLYTSLDRLQEEGLVQDAGEEVVAGRLRRYYALTDAGAEALHVEAARMDAAASAARQSLSLRAKGATA
- a CDS encoding EamA family transporter produces the protein MLSKTWTLTATTALAPIVWGTTYIVASELLPPDRPLLAALLRPLPAGLLLLLLVRRLPRGGWWWRSAVLGMLNIGLFFALLFVAAYRLPGGVAATVGAVQPLLVALFASRWIGERLTERKVAAGAAGLAGVGLLVLQAEARLDALGVAAALGGAVAMAAGVVLTKKWGTPDTLLAATSWQLVAGGLFLLPVALLVEGPPPALTGTNLAGYAYLGLVGTALAYSLWFRGLHRLPASGTALLGLLSPVVAAAAGWLLVGQSLSPGQCVGAAVVLATLVLAGPAGVRRGAPGPSGLGNPCHCAAEGFPKPAGNTQSDTPRSHFPA
- a CDS encoding MarR family transcriptional regulator: MTDHVGSVLQQWAAERPDLDVSPMAVVGRLSRTARRFDGELAETFAAHGLDAPSFDVLATLRRSGPPYTLSPRELTASSMVTSAAIAQRLNRLEAQGFVRRSPNAADGRGKQVALTDAGRAAVDAALPDHVATEHRLLAPLDEDERKTLAGLLAKLDT
- a CDS encoding GNAT family N-acetyltransferase, whose product is MRRGGGPTAAAVWWGIAGCSAVCAYAAVGLFHILVWNPRAAVPGASLDDISRTLADAGTSLSAPLVMAWAGFGCLAALAVLVAGLRGKLPSARGTANWHLGLLALGAPALYIASFSAAAALRNTFAVRGGSRWDLVLYGVSAAAAAALLVVPVRNWARRRREPGEAVHAAPEASTVPAPQLAAVPVPLGEPAPAPAPALAPDPALSPDPALSPDPASSPAPAPAPAVPPETPPLSVPSLEEEVATMSQFIPTPPIKTPAPLPFAAPGQRAAPAAPQPSLHDTLRTLRPTQSGDQKPRQVSLLRDDPAKPDVISLLAQNRDLLYPGLGAGAVGLTPPYLKDPSVTFWTVRENGTLLGCGAMKEFRPAPGNGITEFCAEITSMRTSPHARGLGVGQVILQQIISDARTRGYASLLLETGTQDFFASSRRLYQRHGFVVCPPFGKYQAHPGSIFMRLALQAPAETAAESGSAAAAGSPGAAAEQDKNHAKAGTLSAILAAQRALAAKPNPRTR
- a CDS encoding GNAT family N-acetyltransferase, with amino-acid sequence MDLSRGDPAAPDVLALMQEHLADMYATSPAESVHALDPAALLDPAVTFWTVREDGVLLGCGALRELDSQQGEIKSMRTATAARGRGVAGTLLRGIIGEATARGYLHLLLETGTEDFFAPARRLYARHGFTGCPPFGSYTEDPHSTFMRLDLQPQPAAP